A genomic region of Mycobacterium senriense contains the following coding sequences:
- a CDS encoding class I SAM-dependent methyltransferase, with the protein MTLDTTISDASVAATHRTVWALGDYALMAEEVMAPLGPALVKATGIGPGVRVLDVAAGSGNISLPAAATGASVVSTDLTPELLRRSQARAEARGLTIDYREANAQALPFGNGEFDVVMSAIGVQFAPDQQRAAAELVRVCRPGGTIGVISWTPEGFFGRMLATIRPYRPSLSHPVPPAALWGRPRYVAALLGDQIGEIATTRGMLAVNRFDSAEAVHAYFKQHYGPTIEAYANIGHNRVLAAELDAQLVELAQQHLANGTMGWEYLLVTARKRTD; encoded by the coding sequence ATGACCCTCGACACCACGATCAGCGACGCCTCGGTGGCCGCCACGCATCGCACGGTATGGGCGCTGGGCGACTACGCCCTGATGGCCGAGGAAGTGATGGCTCCCCTCGGCCCCGCCCTGGTCAAAGCCACCGGCATCGGGCCCGGCGTGCGGGTCCTCGACGTCGCCGCCGGCTCGGGCAACATCTCGCTGCCGGCCGCCGCCACGGGTGCCAGCGTCGTCTCCACCGACCTCACCCCGGAGCTGTTGCGGCGCTCGCAGGCCAGGGCGGAGGCCCGGGGGTTGACCATCGACTACCGCGAAGCCAACGCGCAGGCGCTGCCGTTCGGCAACGGCGAGTTCGACGTCGTCATGTCCGCGATCGGCGTGCAGTTCGCCCCCGACCAGCAGCGCGCCGCCGCCGAACTGGTCCGGGTCTGCCGGCCGGGCGGCACGATCGGCGTGATCAGCTGGACCCCCGAGGGATTCTTCGGCCGCATGCTCGCCACCATCCGGCCGTACCGCCCGAGCCTGTCGCACCCCGTGCCGCCGGCCGCGCTCTGGGGGCGCCCGCGTTACGTCGCTGCGCTGCTCGGCGATCAGATCGGCGAAATCGCCACGACGCGAGGCATGTTGGCGGTCAACCGGTTCGACAGCGCCGAGGCCGTGCACGCCTACTTCAAGCAGCACTACGGCCCGACGATCGAGGCGTACGCGAACATCGGCCACAACCGGGTGCTGGCCGCCGAGCTCGACGCCCAGCTGGTCGAACTCGCACAGCAGCACCTGGCCAACGGCACGATGGGCTGGGAGTACCTGCTGGTGACCGCCCGGAAGCGGACCGACTAG
- a CDS encoding MarR family winged helix-turn-helix transcriptional regulator, with product MAAENATVDESLDVITDALLTASRLLMAISARSVGQVDETITIAQFRTLVILSNRGPVNLATLAGLLGVQPSATGRMVDRLVAAGLIDRLPHPTSRRELLAALTTRGRDVVHQVTAHRRAEIAAIVAKMPPPERHGLVRALTAFTAAGGEPDVHLDADIGL from the coding sequence ATGGCAGCCGAAAACGCCACAGTTGACGAGTCATTGGACGTCATCACCGATGCCCTGCTGACGGCCTCCCGTCTGCTGATGGCAATCTCGGCTCGGTCCGTCGGGCAGGTCGACGAGACCATCACCATCGCGCAGTTCCGGACGCTGGTGATCCTGTCCAACCGCGGTCCGGTCAACCTGGCCACCCTGGCCGGTTTGCTGGGCGTGCAGCCGTCGGCCACCGGCCGGATGGTGGACCGGTTGGTCGCTGCCGGGCTGATCGACCGCTTGCCGCACCCGACGTCGCGGCGCGAGCTGCTCGCCGCGCTCACCACACGCGGCCGCGACGTCGTCCACCAGGTCACCGCGCACCGGCGGGCCGAGATCGCGGCCATTGTGGCGAAGATGCCGCCGCCGGAGCGGCACGGGCTGGTGCGGGCCTTGACGGCCTTCACCGCCGCCGGGGGCGAGCCCGACGTCCACCTGGACGCCGACATCGGCCTGTAG